A single window of uncultured Pseudodesulfovibrio sp. DNA harbors:
- the yaaA gene encoding peroxide stress protein YaaA — translation MKIIILIPPSEGKADGGNDKSLKSVSGVVADLIGAIKEADPKKLYGLKEKALEKAITVNKEVLSSKTMPAIERYTGVVYDAIDYQTLKNKSDFDKKVFIVSGLFGLVRPTDLIPNYRLKIDKLKAAKVWLNSNSEQLKEKFVIDLLPQAHKKAVKYENGIEVEFVLKKAGKKMPAGHQGKHIKGRFVRWLIENNINDQKYFKDFKEEGYKWTGEVFLKKV, via the coding sequence ATGAAAATTATTATCTTAATTCCACCATCTGAGGGTAAGGCTGATGGAGGAAATGATAAATCTTTGAAGTCTGTATCAGGTGTTGTTGCTGACTTAATTGGAGCGATTAAAGAAGCTGATCCTAAAAAGTTATATGGGCTTAAGGAAAAGGCTCTTGAGAAAGCAATTACTGTAAATAAGGAAGTCTTAAGCTCAAAAACAATGCCAGCAATTGAACGGTATACAGGGGTTGTTTATGACGCAATTGATTATCAAACTTTGAAAAATAAATCTGACTTTGATAAAAAAGTGTTCATTGTATCAGGGTTATTTGGTCTTGTTCGTCCTACTGATTTGATTCCCAATTATCGTTTGAAGATTGATAAATTAAAGGCCGCCAAGGTATGGTTGAATTCTAATTCAGAGCAATTAAAAGAAAAGTTTGTCATTGATTTGTTACCGCAAGCACACAAGAAAGCTGTGAAATATGAAAATGGGATTGAGGTTGAATTTGTCCTAAAAAAAGCAGGGAAAAAGATGCCGGCAGGTCACCAAGGAAAGCATATTAAAGGTCGATTTGTCAGGTGGCTTATTGAGAATAATATCAATGACCAAAAGTATTTTAAAGATTTTAAGGAAGAGGGCTATAAGTGGACAGGTGAAGTCTTTTTAAAGAAAGTCTAA